The genomic segment tgcccggtaccatcactaccacatatacactgcccggtaccatcactaccacatatacactgcccggtaccatcactaccacctatacactgcccggtaccatcactaccacctatacactgcccggtaccatcactaccacatatacactgcccggtACCATCACTACCGCATATACACTGCCCGGTACCATCACtaccacatatacacagcccggtaccatcactaccacatatacactgcccggtaccatcactaccacatatacactgcccgatgcatgcactatttctcccattgtAGTCCTCTTATACATGTAGTATCAGTCATGTGACTGAGGATAGTGTCGGTGAGTCATGTGACTGAGGATAGTGTCGGTGAGTCATGTGACTGAGGATAGTGTCGGTGAGTCATGTGACTGAGGATAGTGTCGGTGAGTCATGTGACTGAGGATAGTGTCGGTGAGTCATGTGACTGAGGATAGTGTTGGTGAGTCATCTatgtcacctcctccacatcagccTCCCCCACCGAGCTCTGATTCACCGTATGACTCACCGGGCTCCTCTATACCTCTCTACCACCCTGACCTATAaccccccagatcctgtacatgtgatactaCTTATTaccccccagatcctgtacatgtgatactccttattacccccccagatcctgtacatgtgatactccttattacaccccccagatcctgtacatgtgatactccttattacacccccagatcctgtacatgtgatactccttattacacacccccagatcctgtacatgtgatactccttattacacccccagatcctgtacatgtgatacttCTTATTACACacccccagatcctgtacatgtgatactccttattacaccccccagatcctgtacatgtgatactccttattacaccccccagatcctgtacatgtgatactccttattacaccccccagatcctgtacatgtgatactcattattacaccccccccagatcctgtacatgtgatactccttattacacacacccagatcctgtacatgtgatactccttattacacccccagatcctgtacatgtgatactccttattacacccccccatatcctgtacatgtgatactccttattacaccccccagatcctgtacatgtgatactccttattacaccccGGATCCTGTATATGTGATACTCATTATTACACCCCCCAGATCCTGTATATGTGATACTCATTATTACaccccccagatcctgtacatgtgatactccttattacaccccccagatcctgtacatgtgatactcattattacaccccccccccagatcctgtacatgtgatactccttattacaccccagatcctgtacatgtgatactccttattacaccccctcacatcctgtacatgtgatactccttattacacccccagatcctgtacatgtgatactccttattacaccccccagatcctgtacatgtgatactccttattacacccccccagatcctgtacatgtgatactccttattacacccccagatcctgtacatgtgatactccttattacaccccggatcctgtacatgtgatactccttattacaccccccagatcctgtacatgtgatactccttattacacccccccgatcctgtacatgtgatactccttattacacccccccccccagatcttgtacatgtgatactccttattgcacccccccccagatcctgtacatgtgatactccttattacacccccagatcctgtacatgtgatactccttattacacccccccagatcctgtacatgtgatactccttattacacccccccagatcctgtacatgtgatactccttattgcaccccccccagatcctgtacatgtgatactccttattacacccccccagatcctgtacatgtgatactccttattacaacccccccagatcctgtacatgtgatactccttattacaccccccagatcctgtacatgtgatactccttattacacccccagatcctgtacatgtgatactccttattacacccccccagatcctgtacatgtgatactccttattacaccccccagatcctgtacatgtgatactccttattacaccccccagatcctgtacatgtgatactccttattacaccccccagatcctgtacatgtgatactccttattacaccccccagatcctgtacatgtgatacttcttattacaccccccagatcctgtacatgtgatactccttattacaccccccagatcctgtacatgtgatactccttattacaccccccagatcctgtacatgtgatacttcttattacaccccccagatcctgtacatgtgatactccttattacacccccccAGATCCTGCACATGTGATACTCATTATCACaccccccagatcctgtacatgtgatactccttattacacccccccagatcctgtacatgtgatactccttattacacccTCAGATCCTGTACAGgtgatactccttattacaccccccccccggatcctgtacatgtgatactccttattacaccccccagatcctgtacatgtgatactcaTTATCACAcccccccagatcctgtacaggtgatactccttattacaccccccagatcctgtacatgtgatactcattatcaccccccccagatcctgtacatgtgatactccttattacacccccgatcctgtacatgtgatactccttattacacccccccagatcctgtacatgtgatactcattattacacccccccagatcctgtacatgtgatactccttattacacccccccccccagatcctgtacatgtgatactccttattacacccccagatcctgtacatgtgatactccttattacacccccccagatactgtacatgtgattctccttattacacccccccccagatcctgtacatgtgatactccttattacacccccccgatcctgtacatgtgatactccttattacaccccccccagatcctgtacatgtgatactccttattacacccccccagatcttgtacatgtgatactccttattacacccccagatcctgtacatgtgatactccttattacacccccccgatcctgtacatgtgatactccttattacaccccccccccagatcttgtacatgtgatactccttattgcaccccccccagatcctgtacatgtgatactccttattacacccccagatcctgtacatgtgatactccttattacacccccccagatcctgtacatgtgatactccttattgcaccccccccccagatcctgtacatgtgatactccttattacacccccccagatcctgtacatgtgatactccttattacacccccccagatcctgtacatgtgatactccttattacaccccccagatcctgtacatgtgatactccttattacacccccagatcctgtacatgtgatactccttattacacccccccagatcctgtacatgtgatactccttattacaccccccagatcctgtacatgtgatactccttattacaccccccagatcctgtacatgtgatactccttattacaccccccagatcctgtacatgtgatactccttattacaccccccagatcctgtacatgtgatacttcttattacaccccccagatcctgtacatgtgatactccttattacaccccccagatcctgtacatgtgatactccttattacacccccccccccggatcctgtacatgtgatactccttattacaccccccagatcctgtacatgtgatactcaTTATCACaccccccagatcctgtacaggtgatactccttattacaccccccagatcctgtacatgtgatactcattatcaccccccccagatcctgtacatgtgatactctTATTACACCcccgatcctgtacatgtgatactccttattacacccccccagatcctgtacatgtgatactcaTTATTACaccccccagatcctgtacatgtgatactccttattacacccccccccccagatcctgtacatgtgatactccttattacacccccagatcctgtacatgtgatactccttattacacccccccagatactgtacatgtgattctccttattacacccccccccagatcctgtacatgtgatactccttattacacccccccgatcctgtacatgtgatactccttattacaccccccccagatcctgtacatgtgatactccttattacacccccccagatcttgtacatgtgatactccttattacacccccagatcctgtacatgtgatactccttattacacccccccgatcctgtacatgtgatactccttattacaccccccccagatcctgtacatgtgattcTCCTTATTAcccccccagatcctgtacaCGTGATACTCATTATTACaccccccagatcctgtacatgtgatactcaTTATTACACCCCCCCCAGATCANNNNNNNNNNNNNNNNNNNNNNNNNNNNNNNNNNNNNNNNNNNNNNNNNNNNNNNNNNNNNNNNNNNNNNNNNNNNNNNNNNNNNNNNNNNNNNNNNNNNNNNNNNNNNNNNNNNNNNNNNNNNNNNNNNNNNNNNNNNNNNNNNNNNNNNNNNNNNNNNNNNNNNNNNNNNNNNNNNNNNNNNNNNNNNNNNNNNNNNNccttattacaccccccccagatcctgtacatgtgatactccttattacacccccagatcctgtacatgtgatactccttattacacccccggatcctgtacatgtgatactccttattacacccccccagatcctgtacatgtgatactccttattacacccccccgatcctgtacatgtgatactccttattacaccccccccccagatctctgtacatgtgatactccttattgcaccccccccagatcctgtacatgtgatactccttattacaccccccagatcctgtacatgtgatactccttattacacccccccagatcctgtacatgtgatactccttattacaccccccccagatcctgtacatgtgatactccttattgcacccccccccagatcctgtacatgtgatactccttattacacccccccagatcctgtacatgtgatactccttattacaccccccccagatcctgtacatgtgatactccttattacacccccccagatcctgtacatgtgatactccttattacacccccccagatcctgtacatgtgatactccttattacacccccccagatcctgtacatgtgatactccttattacacccccccagatcctgtacatgtgatactccttattacaccccccagatcctgtacatgtgatactccttattacacccccccagatcctgtacatgtgatactccttattacaccccccagatcctgtacatgtgatactccttattacaccccccagatcctgtacatgtgatactccttattacaccccccagatcctgtacatgtgatactccttattacacccccccagatcctgtacatgtgatacttccttattacaccccccagatcctgtacatgtgatactccttattacacccccccagatcctgtacatgtgatactcaTTATCACAcccccccagatcctgtacatgtgatactccttattacaccccccagatcctgtacatgtgatactccttattacaccccTCAGATCCTGTACAGgtgatactccttattacaccccccccccggatcctgtacatgtgatactccttattacaccccccagatcctgtacatgtgatactcaTTATCACaccccccagatcctgtacaggtgatactccttattacacccccccagatcctgtacatgtgatactcattatcaccccccccagatcctgtacatgtgatactccttattacaccccccgatcctgtacatgtgatactccttattacacccccccagatcctgtacatgtgatactcaTTATTACaccccccagatcctgtacatgtgatactccttattacacccccccccccagatcctgtacatgtgatactccttattacacccccagatcctgtacatgtgatactccttattacacccccccagatactgtacatgtgattctccttattacacccccccccagatcctgtacatgtgatactccttattacacccccccgatcctgtacatgtgatactccttattacaccccccccagatcctgtacatgtgatactccttattacacccccccagatcttgtacatgtgatactccttattacaccccccagatcctgtacatgtgatactccttattacacccccccgatcctgtacatgtgatactccttattacaccccccccccagatcttgtacatgtgatactccttattgcaccccccccccagatcctgtacatgtgatactccttattacacccccagatcctgtacatgtgatactccttattacacccccccagatcctgtacatgtgatactccttattgcaccccccccccagatcctgtacatgtgatactccttattacacccccccagatcctgtacatgtgatactccttattacaccccccagatcctgtacatgtgatactccttattacaccccccagatcctgtacatgtgatactccttattacacccccagatcctgtacatgtgatactccttattacacccccccagatcctgtacatgtgatactccttattacaccccccagatcctgtacatgtgatactccttattacaccccccagatcctgtacatgtgatactccttattacaccccccagatcctgtacatgtgatactccttattacaccacccccccagatcctgtacatgtgatacttcttattacaccccccagatcctgtacatgtgatactccttattacaccccccagatcctgtacatgtgatactccttattacaccccccccccccggatcctgtacatgtgatactccttattacaccccccagatcctgtacatgtgatactcaTTATCACaccccccagatcctgtacaggtgatactccttattacaccccccagatcctgtacatgtgatactcattatcaccccccccagatcctgtacatgtgatactccttattacacccccgatcctgtacatgtgatactccttattacacccccccagatcctgtacatgtgatactcaTTATTACaccccccagatcctgtacatgtgatactccttattacaccccccccccccagatcctgtacatgtgatactccttattacacccccagatcctgtacatgtgatactccttattacaccccccccagatactgtacatgtgattctccttattacaccccccccccagatcctgtacatgtgatactccttattacacccccccgatcctgtacatgtgatactccttattacacccccccccagatcctgtacatgtgatactccttattacacccccccagatcttgtacatgtgatactccttattacacccccagatcctgtacatgtgatactccttattacacccccccgatcctgtacatgtgatactccttattacaccccccccagatcctgtacatgtgattcTCCTTATTAcccccccagatcctgtacaCGTGATACTCATTATTACaccccccagatcctgtacatgtgatactcattattacacccccccccagatcctgtacatgtgatactcattattacacccccccccagaTCCTGcacatgtgatactccttattacacccccccagatcctgtacatgtgatactccttattacaccccccagatcctgtacatgtgatactcattattacacccccccccagaTCCTGcacatgtgatactccttattacacccccccagatcctgtacatgtgatactccttattacaccccccagatcctgtacatgtgatactccttattacaccccccAGATCCTGTGCATGTGATACTCattattacacccccccccagatcctgtacatgtgatactccttattacaccccccagatcctgtacatgtgatactccttattacacccccccagatcctgtacatgtgatactccttattacacccccagatcctgtacatgtgatactccttattacaccccccagatcctgtacatgtgatactccttattacaccccccagatcctgtacatgtgatactccttattacacccccccagatcctgtacatgtgatactccttattacacccccagatcctgtacaggtgatactccttattacacccccccccccccggatcctgtacatgtgatactccttattacaccccccagatcctgtacatgtgatactcattatcaccccccccagatcctgtacatgtgatactccttattacaccccccgatcctgtacatgtgatactcaTTATTACaccccccagatcctgtacatgtgatactccttattacaccctcagatcctgtacatgtgatactccttattacaccccccagatcctgtacatgtgatactccttattacaccccccgatcctgtacatgtgatactcaTTATTACaccccccagatcctgtacatgtgatactcattatcaccccccccagatcctgtacatgtgatactccttattacacccccccagatcctgtacatgtgatactcaTTATTACaccccccagatcctgtacatgtgatactccttattacacccccccccagatcctgtacaggtgatactccttattacacccccccccccccagatcctgtacatgtgatactccttattacaccccccagatcctgtacatgtgatactccttattacacccccagatcctgtacatgtgatactccttattacacccccccagatactgtacatgtgattctccttattacacccccccagatcctgtacatgtgatactccttattacacccccccgatcctgtacatgtgatactccttattacaccccccccagatcttgtacatgtgatactccttattacaccccccgatcctgtacatgtgatactccttattacacccccagatcctgtacatgtgatactccttattacacccccccgatcctgtacatgtgatactccttattacacccccccagatcctgtacatgtgattcTCCTTATTAcccccccagatcctgtacaCGTGATACTCATTATTACaccccccagatcctgtacatgtgatactccttattacacccccccagatcctgtacatgtgatactccttattacaccccccagatcctgtacatgtgatactccttattacacccccagatcctgtacatgtgatactccttattacaccccccagatcctgtacatgtgatactcattattacaccccccccccagatcctgtacatgtgatactccttattaccccccccagatcctgtacatgtgatactccttattacacccccccagatcctgtacatgtgatactccttattacaccccccagatcctgtacatgtgatactccttattacacccccccagatcctgtacatgtgatactccttattacaccccccagatcctgtacatgtgatactccttattacaccccccagatcctgtacatgtgatactccttattacaccccccagatcctgtacatgtgatactccttattacaccccccagatcctgtacatgtgatactccttattacaccccccagatcctgtacatgtgatactccttattacaccccccagatcctgtacatgtgatactccttattacaccccccagatcctgtacatgtgatactccttattacaccccccagatcctgtacaCATAACGCCCCTTATAACACCCCCCCCCATAGATCTACCAGCCCAGCGCTCCTTTTATAATGCTCCTCTCTTGTTTTTATCGTTGTAGTTTGCCAAAACTGATCGATAGGAGCGACAGAAGATCTGCTGTGCGCCCCCGTTTCCCGACCTTCAAGGATCCCCTCTATATGCCCCTGCAGTTGCCTGCCATGAATTTCCGCAGTCACCGGCTCCTACGCCGATCTCCTCCATCGCCCCCGACTCTCTCCACCAAACCCACTGCTGTCGGGGGGGCCTCGAGCACCGGCCTGTCCAGCCTGGGCAACATAGCTCAGATCAGCCCGTGCCTCTACCTCTCCAGCGGGAACGCGGCGGGCAGCCGGCAACTCGTTTACTCTCGCAATGTCACCTGCATTGTGAACGCCACGCTCGAGATCCCTAACTCCAACTGGCCGGACGTAGACTACATCAAGGTGCCAGTCCCAGACTTACCCCACGCCCCCCTGGCCCTCTACTTTGATTCTGTGGCAGACCGTATCCACCAGAACGGAAAAAGAAACGGCAGGACATTGGTCCACTGTGTGGCGGGGGTCAGCCGCTCGGCCACGCTTTGCATCGCGTACCTGATGAAGTACCACCGCCTGTCCTTACTGGATGCCCACCAATGGGTTAAAACTAGGAGGCCAGTGGTGCGGCCCAATGCTGGGTTCTGGCAGCAGCTGATACAGTACGAGAAAAAGCTTTTTGGCAAAAACA from the Hyla sarda isolate aHylSar1 chromosome 8, aHylSar1.hap1, whole genome shotgun sequence genome contains:
- the DUSP14 gene encoding dual specificity protein phosphatase 14 isoform X1, with protein sequence MSHSHTDRNNAGEPAHKAGGAEPRTLHTATHSRHETAQERLPKLIDRSDRRSAVRPRFPTFKDPLYMPLQLPAMNFRSHRLLRRSPPSPPTLSTKPTAVGGASSTGLSSLGNIAQISPCLYLSSGNAAGSRQLVYSRNVTCIVNATLEIPNSNWPDVDYIKVPVPDLPHAPLALYFDSVADRIHQNGKRNGRTLVHCVAGVSRSATLCIAYLMKYHRLSLLDAHQWVKTRRPVVRPNAGFWQQLIQYEKKLFGKNTVRLVPSPLGLIPDIYERETRNLIPVWGFR
- the DUSP14 gene encoding dual specificity protein phosphatase 14 isoform X2, producing the protein MPLQLPAMNFRSHRLLRRSPPSPPTLSTKPTAVGGASSTGLSSLGNIAQISPCLYLSSGNAAGSRQLVYSRNVTCIVNATLEIPNSNWPDVDYIKVPVPDLPHAPLALYFDSVADRIHQNGKRNGRTLVHCVAGVSRSATLCIAYLMKYHRLSLLDAHQWVKTRRPVVRPNAGFWQQLIQYEKKLFGKNTVRLVPSPLGLIPDIYERETRNLIPVWGFR